In the Cygnus atratus isolate AKBS03 ecotype Queensland, Australia chromosome 10, CAtr_DNAZoo_HiC_assembly, whole genome shotgun sequence genome, taatgaaaaaaaatgccaattttattttacttcctgTGTCTCTCTGTAGCCTAAACAAATCACAGGCAGAGCCTGAGAAAAGGCTGGGGAAGATTTGTCGCTACAGCAGTCACCATTCCTGATAAACGATGTCAGGAGTTATGCCAAGTCCACCTTTCCCATGGTAAAGTACCTGGCTGGAGTCTTGGTGCTTTCTAAGTGTCAAGCATAGTCACAGAAgtgtagtagtagtagtagtggTAGTAGTAGTATGCATGATGCAAAGAattaatgttatatatatataaggggGGAAACAGCTCCCCACCCAACCCTCTCCTGGTAATAAAAATTACAACTCATGCGtaagactttcttttttctatttaattaaaaattagctTGGGAACAAATCTTAAAGGTTTTGGAGAAGGTTTTACTACTGCCAGCACATACAGTAgggaaaactgaatttattcATGTGTGAATAATCCACTCTTATATGTACAACAGATGAACTGGTTAAACTTACTAATCCTGCTGTAAACAGAAAGTGATTTTACTCTCTGAAGTGTGTAAGAGCCAGCTGGCATCAGAGTGAGCTCAGGAATAAGATTGTAAGGGTAAAACCATATCCTATCTATCTCATTAACTCCAAAACACACAACGCTGGTTCCTGTGCAAAAGAGAATTAAGGCGCAGTGTAATGCTTTTGATGTTAGGTTTATATAACCTTTAcagaaagcatattttcttaTGCTGGGAATGAAcaaacaagactttttttttttttttcctatcaagAGAATTCAGAGTCAATTTTGTGTCTGTAGCAAACTTTCGCCTTTTAAAGTTACAAGTAGAGCCCCAGTGGACTCCCCTGGAAGTTGTTTTTGCTGTGGATTGGGCTTCTCCACGGTCTCACTGCCACAGCTGTCTGCTCTCGTCACTCCTGAACTTCATCTGTCCCCAGGCACACAGCGCGGCAAATCCTGCCAGCCCTAGTCATAGCTAAGAATAAACCTTTCAACAACAGCCTGTGTCAACCCGAATCATCCTGGGATCTCGTTTGGGAAAGTGACCCAGCTAATGACTTCACGTTAGATGCTCTATATaagctgagaggaaaaaaacaggcacaCACACAGTGCACAGGCTGGATTTAATCAAAGCCGGGAAACTACCTTGGAAAGGATTTCAGGCGAGTGAGCGCTGCAGTTATGTCACAGGTATGGGGGCATTGTGCTGGGCTGGCTCTCGTTCGAGCAGCTTACCTGACAAATCTGTACTTATTTTAGATGGTTTGCTCGAAATATCTTATTAGCAAGTTATTCTTGCTAAGCAGTGAATTGTCTCATCTACTTGGATTGTTTGATTAcgttgaaatattttaaaccaCTTTATTTATATAGTTTAACAAATAAGGTTTTAAGGGCAATTATTATatggagaaggaaagcagctgctCTCTACATGGTTAACtgagtttttaaatattcttttttttttttttaaccctaaGTACTTTGTTtctgtaggaaggaaaaaagcatttctgctgctccaTTTTGGGCTGTTTTACTGaaggttttctgcttttcctacaCACTGTCTCAGccaattatttgaaattttgaCAGTAGTTTGAAAAGATGTGTCTAGACTGAATGTGCTGCTATGTAAAGCAAAgcttaatttattaaaatgcaagaaaagaaagtgtgACTGAAAACTGTAGCTGTTATACACCACTTGAGATGGAAATTTTGCACTACACATTTTTGTGTTCATCTTGTAGTTCAATCAGTagtttttctttactgtgttcCCCAATATTCCATGTTTCAAAGTGATCTTAAAACTAGCTCAGAAATGTTGAGTTTTTCACATAAGTCCTATATTTTCAGCCCAAGCTACATGTACCTGTCAGAGTTCCCCCCATAGCAAGGGTTTTATATGGTGGGTGAGATAGAGAATGTGGGATGGGCAGTGGAGCATAATCCTTCAGCCACACGGAGTAGTATGgttctgcttattttctttactccaaagaaaaagagacttaaaaacaacattGCATGTCTCATAAACCAACACTGAGTTGGGACAGGAGGAGATAAAGGCCAGGCAGGACCGCTGTGCTggctgggggtggctgctggCAAACCCTGCTTACAAATGTGCTTGTGTCGGTAGTAATTAACAGTCATGTGGCTCCAACACCAGCAGCTACTGGTGCTGCTGGCAAGACTGGCACTTGCCTCTGTGGCTCGTGGTCACCTTTCTGTGTGGCACTGTTGCTTTTTAGCTGGGAGACAGCTAATCCACAGACAATCCTGTTGGAAAATCCAGCTGTAATCAAAGCATAAGAGGTTTTACTTTAAAGCTGAGTGGAATTCAACAGTTCTGCTCACCCTGCCTGTGTCTCAGTGTATATCGAGTGCCTTCTTTTCCTACCTTCTGTCCCCAAGAAGTCCCTTGTCCTGATGGAAAGAAGCCTCACAGTTACTGTCTCTTGCCAACAACAGGCGAAGGACGTCAGCAGATTTCATATTCCTGCTAACAAAATgaggtattttttcccttttctgcatTGGAACCAACACATTTGTTTCCTGTGGACTATGCCAAAGACCCATCATCAGCCAGTTCTTGTTACAGATGGACAAATGAAATGCTGGCTATGGAGCTATTTGGTTCACCAGCTAACCCATCAAAAGTTGCTGTGAATTTTGAAGAGTTTGCTCTCAGCTCTTTCCTTCTTTGGATACTCGTAGAGTGTTTTTCCCAGAGATCTCAtgagtgttttgtttcctaCAACACATGTAGATGGGATTGAGAGCGAGCTATTCCGAGTGTTCCTGGGAGTTTATAGCCAGACGGAACTATGCCGAAGTCTCCAGTGCAGCCTGGCATGCATGTGCTGTCTCTGCAAATCCCCCGGGACTCACTGCTCAAGCCCTTTGCAGGCCTTGGGGATTTGTTCCCCTCCACAACCATTTTTAGCTTTACAGGCAGTGGCCCAGGAATGTACAACCGGGCTCCACCACTGCCAAAACCCAAATCAGGAGCCCTGCATATGTAGCGATGGGCAGAGAAGTTTCTTGctgataaataaatacattaaagttGGAATGCCCACATCTCATCTTCTTTTTAATCCCATCTCCTGTTGAGGGTGGTGAATCTGATCCCCCTGCACCCCACCATAAGGTCTTCCTGGTGGGACCTTGGCACCCAGTCCTTGAAAATAGTAAAATGAAGAGGGGAATGTTAATAGTTCTGATTGATGTAGTGTTCAACTTTGAGGTGCTGATTTAAAGGTAGGGATGTTCTTCCatcttttcctgattttcttctaGCAAACCGTAAACAGGTTAGTACTTGGACATTCTAGTGTACCACCTGATGATGCCTCTATTTCTGTATTGGATTTCCTGTTCCTTCTCCAGATTCTGAGTCCAGAATGTGTTCAGTAGGTGCTTGTCAAAAACCCCTTTGAGTGCTGAGATACTTTTGTTCCCTAAATTTAAATCAATAACTATGGGCCAAGTCTTAAGTTTATTCCAACTAGATCAAACTGGACTTCTTTAGGAAATCAGTCAGAGAGATTCTGATGTAGTGGTAGACAGTGGCTGAGCATAATTTAGCAATGAAGtaggtttggttttggtgttgtttttttttttaattttttttgtttgcttgtttgttttccctgaacATTGGACAAATTCTTTAATTACCAATCTATCTTGGTCTTTATTTGCAAAAGGACCAGGCAGGCATCTGCCCTATCTCTTTCAAAGGCTGGGCAATCAGAAGACAAATTTAGAACCGGAATGGTGGCAACAGATTTTGGAAAGGTAATGAAATCCTGCCCTGATGTGGAGTTGTGGTTGTGTAGAGATCTGGAGTAGTTGAGCGTTTATTCTCAGAGTTGCAATAGGTGGAATACAGAATTAGCAACTCTGTATGTTGTAGCCGTTAGGTTCAGACCTCTTTGTTCCCTATGTTTCTAAACATGAAATACTGATGAGTGGGCAATACTTTTGTTTCATAGCCAGCCCCTGTGAAAAAGAAGCGTCCTCCAGTGAAGGAAGAAGATCTCAAAGGAGCTAGAGGAAATCTTTCCAAAAACCAGGAAATTAAATCTAAAACCTACCAAGTCATGAAGCAGTGTGGTAAGTCTCTTCTCCTTGATGGAAATAATAAGAAACCTTACAAACTAAAGCATGGACTTAATTGTTGTCTTCAGTGAAGGAGTGCAcctcagaaacagcagcaggcaaTGCTCTCACATCCCCTGGCCTGGCTGCACAGAATCCTTGAATCCATCATCTTGTTGGCATCCATAGGTGCCAACAGGGCTGTGCTTCAAGTgattttttctccctgtctggACAAAGTGGGAGGGAGAGCTCTGACTTTGCCTTCTGAGCCAGAGTTCAAAACAAATCCTGGTCCCACAGTCAGAGCGGTTGCCAAAGTTGAAGACCTGGATGTTTGGTCATCGACTAGGGCCTCTCAGGTGTACAAATTTGATGTGTTTGAGATGAAACACGTGCTGGGGGGGATGAAGGACAGAAGGTGAGAGAGAAGAGAGTGGGTGCTCGCACTGAATGCTCCTGgtgctctgttttttttggcttttccaTCAATAGTGGGAGGGTACAaggaaaaatgatgaatttcAACTCCTTTTCAGGGTGATATCCTGAACCTCACAGTAGGTTTTTAAGCACCTACAGGGACTTGGGGTGGTCAGTCTTGACGACCACCTACAGATGCTGGAAGCTGCCCTGTGCTTGGAATGAGAGTGCTGTGTTTTACTGTTTGGGAAGTTGATGGACTGATGAAATAATTATCAAATGTTTATATGTTTTAGCTGCAGTAACACCAATGCTAACTGATTCACTGATTGCCTCCTctcctggttttcttttccaagaacaaatgggctctgcagcaccttCCATATTCAGCCGAGATCGGACTGGAGGTGAAACAGTCTTTGAGAAACCTAAAGATGAACCGGCCAAAAGTGTCTTTGGTTGACAGCTGAGCTGAAAGTGATTGTTGAGATGATTGTTGTAACATTTTCCCAATTTTCTACCCCTTACACTAACCTCACTGTAGACCTAAATAGCTGATTTCTACCTTAAGTCATTAAAAAGTGAATGGACTCATGTCAAAGGGTAtaacttccattttattttttattaagtgCATTCTTTGTGTTGAATGGTGTTTGCTATAATGGTTTAACTGAAAAAATGGTTGTTGGACACTGCTTGGCATACTGTAGTGACCAATTTTAACTCAGACTTAGATTAATTCTGTGGGCTTTTTGCCATCACTAGCTATGATCTAAACGtcaaaagcaaagaataaatattcagaTGACACCATTTTAGTGTCCGTGCAATTTCTTCACACTGCTTTCACAGAGAGGGAAGTAAGAAGCTGGCTGAATGAGCATTGCAGAATCACTGACATCTGTTCTGGCCACGGCAGCACCCCAGGGAGGCCTCCTGGTGCTGGGAGAGGTGGCAGCTCCCTCATGGCCTCCTCAGGGCAGCACCTCAATCATTACCGCCATGGTGAGAGAAGATGGCGGGCAGTGCCTCAATCATTCCCTCATGGTGAGAGAAGATGGCAGGCAGCACCACAACTGGtttccttaagaaaaataaagatgctgttgctgcttttaagaaacacacattttataaatgtgtttataatgtgttttgtttacaaATGTTATGGACAAGGTTAGTGCAAGTGTCACAGAATTAACCACTTACCTgtgtgcagcagctgtgctgtggatTTAGTAAAAGAAGGATcactcttttctcctcttcccagctccttcaCCGCCTATTCATGTTTTCCAGGGGCAAACCCAGCCAACAGTTTAAAACTCCAAAGAGTTTTAAAAGAGCCTTATTTTGCctatttttcaatttcaggGATTATTCTCTGCAGCTGAGGCActgcttcctctctgctgttcACCGCTCTTCCTCAAGAGTGGCAGCACAGCCTCTTTCTCTCTGAAGGACCAAGCTTCAAGAactaaaatactgaagaaaaaaactctcACTCCAATACTGCCAGAACTGTCCCCGCATCAGGTTTAACTACACCTCCTTAATTGATCTGTGAGGAAGAATTGGCAGGACGTTGCTTATcgattagaaaagaaaatggagaaggacAACTGGGGCTAAATGGTGTTCACACTTTCTTTGTATGCTGCAAGTGATTGAATATTGCAGATTTGCTTGGAAGTGGTGAAAccagaaaggaggaggaggggtgCTGTATTTCAGACCCATCTTTGGGTATGTTGGTGCTGATTTAGCACAGCACGGAGACCTTTGCCTCCTGCAGACACACAGCACAAATGTGGCAGGGAAGCAAGACAAGTTATCTATCTGGAAAGTGGGGTTTTGCTAAGAGCTTTATTTCCATGATGTCTTCAGGTTCAATTATTTGTGATGGTTCACTGTGTGACACTAAGTGCTCAGGTTCAGGAATCTCTATTTCATGTTCTCCCTTTTAAGAGGGATCTCatctaaaaatatatgcattggAGGTAAATGTGTATCCCTGGGACAAAACTTCTCCCCACTTGTGACTGCAGGGTTTGTGCTCTCCCTTATGAACTGAAGCAATCCTGTGCTGGAAGTTactggtggctgctgcaggactggAGCTGTTTGTAGGTGAGAGAACAGTTGTAACAGCTGTCTGGAGAAATGCTGTCGTCTTTTTCTTCATCCCTTTGTATGTAATACATCCAGCCATGGGAAATGtggtttcttccttttttccttcattttcatagAGGAATAGTGACAGGGGAGTGTCTGACTGCCTCCAGAAAGTGAGTTTTCATGTCCTTTTGCACTCAAAAGTATCTCCTGTTGTCATGATGGCTTTAAATCTTTCCTCCAAGGGTCTGAAGTCATTTCACAGCATGTTCATTCCTCAGAGTAAGGAACACCGAGTGTTGCAGGATCAGACCTGTGCCCAGCACATCACCAACATCAGCAAGGATGGCTGCCATTAGGATTCATATAGAAACAGTCGGATGCCTCTATTGAAAACATCTCAGGATGCCTAAATCTGTGCAGCTCAAGCAGCTGTTCAACATCTGTGTGATAGTACATAGGGGTATTAGAAAACCAATGACAGATCCACTTAATTACAGCTAAACCTTTAGCTCTTGGGGATCTTAGGCCACTAAGTATATAATTCTATGCATTTTAAGGGCTTAAAGCACTACATGTGTTAAAGAAGTCAAAtgaaatttttctctcttaaaatatACGCATTTACGTGCCTTGCTATAGATGATACTGTATTTACAAGTAGCATACTTTGCCTGGAAGTAGcaaagtttgttgttgttgttgttttttgtttgtttgtttgttttaatttatttaaagcaggAGCCTTTTAAGACCAGGCTGTGCTTAACAGACTCTTTTATGATGAACTTGTAAACTACTGCTGAAGTAGTAAATTAATGAGCCCTGCATTAGCCGTTTCTTCCCAAAAGGTCACTGGAAGCCTACTCTCCATGTAGGAGAATAATGGCATCACCTACTATGAAGTTGTAAATGGAAAAAGGCTGTCAAAAAGCAATatgaaaaagttttgttgttttttttttgtttgtgtggaGGGGCTGCAGGTCCAGTGGAGAAAGAGTTATCGGCCATCCTGGAGTTGTCAGCATGGGGCAGATAGGCAGGGAAATCATGTTGGTGTGGGCAGGATCCAGCCTTCaccagctggtggctgcaggcagagtgGTCTTTTCCATGTGTTTCCAGAGCACATGTCCCCACAGTGCCAGCCGATAGCATATTAACATATCTGTATTTGGATGTTCATAAAATCCATACTGGAACCAAGGGCTGTGGATGCCTAAGAGTTCATCTGAGCTCCAAGGGggtgttatttttcctctcctggtgttatttcaagatttcagaatattttgttgtCTTGCACCAGGctatgaatgaataaataaagccCTCTAAAAGCTTTCCAATTAGACAAGTGAACATTAGTGATTTCTAGGGGAGAATCCCTAGAAATATGGCACAGAAATGGCTCGGGACCATTTGCTTGCTGCTCCCCATAGAATggctcagttggaagggacctcaaagatcatctagttccaaccccctgtcataggcagggatgccacccactacatcaggttggccaaggccccatccagcctggcattgaacacctccaaggatggggcatccacaacttctctgggcaacctgttccagtgttactcactacccttacagtgaagaatttcctcctagtGTCTTGTCTGAATTTATCCACTTTTAGTTTAAcaccatttccccttgtcctatcattacctACCCGAATAAAGAGTccatctccatcttttttattagACACCTTTAGGTATTgaaaggccgcaatgaggtctccacggagccttctcttctccagaatgaacatccccagctctctcagcctttcttcataggagaggtgctccagccctctgatcaactttgtggccctcctctggacccgctctaacagccccacatccttcttgtgctgggggccccagacgtggatgcagcactccaagtggagtctcacgagggcagagcagagggggacaatcacctccctcccctgctggccactcctttggtgatgcagcccaggacactgttggccttctgggctgcaagcacacactgctggctcatgtcgagcttctcatccaccacaacccccaagcccttctctgcagggctgctctcaatgagttcttctcccagtctgtactcatgtctgggattgccccgacccaggtgtagcaccttgcacttggacttggacctcattaggttcacgcgggtccacttctcaagcttgtccaggtccctctggatgtcatcccttccttctggtgtatcaactgcaccactcagcttggtatCACCTGCAAagttgctgagggtgcactatAGCTATATCACTgatgaagatactgaaaagcaccagtcccaagacaggcccctgagggacactgctcatcactggtctccacctggacatagaaccattgaccaccactctctgggtgcagccatcAAGCCAAGTCCTTATCCACCAGATGGTCCACCTTTCAATCCTTATCTTTCaaatttagagattaggatATCATGTGGGACtttgtcaaaggccttacagaagtccaagtagatgacatcatTTGGTCTTaccttgtcaactgatgcaatcactccatcatagaaagACACCAGATTGCTCAGACATGATTTACCCctggtgaagccatgctggctgtc is a window encoding:
- the LOC118248158 gene encoding musculoskeletal embryonic nuclear protein 1 isoform X2, with amino-acid sequence MSQPAPVKKKRPPVKEEDLKGARGNLSKNQEIKSKTYQVMKQCEQMGSAAPSIFSRDRTGGETVFEKPKDEPAKSVFG